The Thermoplasmata archaeon genome has a window encoding:
- a CDS encoding PKD domain-containing protein codes for MSNPRPGPRRRARRGLRTCLLTLTVGLLAAAPWLVSAPHGLRLPSSGESVHDSTITLGPPADGPGSRALDSPGAAYRWNNLSALLGQASPPQPPGSTFGAAMAWDAADDYLLLLEPVPGAATTATWSYLNGTWTNLTSSVSGHPPNFNDSAMAYDPSLQSVVLFGGLSTDGWISDVWTYHDRLWTNASASFGALPPADQFPSMAWDSAASELVLVGSPYLTSSQTWLTWTLTNSGWHNATVPLPLGFNAQWPRLADDPPEGGVLLSSSAQIGPLAAWRSETYVYQSGAWVNLTASNPVGPICADDWTPPMAYLAESSEVVLASDACSRTGPPQSQTWFFVDGQWTNATSQVGYAPGETLAPAAGALPDDGAYLEFGGWRPGGLGVTDSTWVLSAPPTVAETLSATVVDAGTDVDVSGSVDFGLDPNLATIAWGDGGTAPGSNGSHAYAAGLYAPTLQVTDLIGQVGESSQALLVDPAPVATITVATPAPVSGSPTVLIGGVLGGTAPYTLNWTLGDGTTASGGWVDHRYARPGSFTVSLSVVDAAGGRATATATLVVASPPATLFPWTAAPAVVLVVGVAALAVLASVLAVIAVRSRRGRGPAGAATPPDPTAR; via the coding sequence GTGTCGAACCCGCGCCCGGGGCCACGGCGGCGAGCTCGGCGAGGGCTTCGGACCTGCCTGCTGACGCTCACGGTCGGGTTGCTGGCCGCGGCTCCGTGGCTGGTGAGCGCGCCACACGGTCTGCGCCTACCCTCTTCCGGCGAGTCGGTCCACGACTCTACGATCACGCTCGGTCCGCCCGCCGACGGTCCGGGGTCGCGGGCCCTCGACTCGCCGGGTGCCGCGTACCGCTGGAACAACCTGAGCGCGCTGCTGGGGCAAGCCTCGCCGCCTCAGCCGCCCGGATCGACCTTCGGCGCCGCGATGGCGTGGGATGCCGCGGACGACTACCTGCTCCTTCTCGAGCCCGTGCCGGGGGCCGCCACGACCGCCACTTGGTCGTATCTGAACGGCACGTGGACGAACCTGACCTCGAGCGTGTCGGGGCATCCCCCGAACTTCAACGACTCCGCCATGGCTTACGATCCGAGCCTGCAGTCGGTGGTCCTCTTCGGGGGCCTCTCGACGGACGGCTGGATCAGCGACGTCTGGACCTACCACGATCGCCTCTGGACGAACGCGTCGGCCTCCTTCGGCGCCCTCCCTCCCGCCGACCAGTTCCCGTCGATGGCGTGGGACTCCGCGGCGAGCGAGCTCGTGCTCGTCGGAAGTCCGTACCTCACCTCCTCGCAGACCTGGCTCACCTGGACCCTCACGAACTCGGGCTGGCACAACGCCACCGTCCCGCTTCCGCTCGGCTTCAACGCACAGTGGCCGCGGCTGGCCGACGACCCGCCCGAGGGCGGCGTGCTCCTGTCGAGCTCCGCCCAGATCGGGCCGCTGGCCGCGTGGCGGTCCGAGACCTACGTCTACCAGTCGGGAGCGTGGGTGAACCTGACGGCCTCGAATCCGGTCGGGCCGATCTGCGCGGACGATTGGACCCCGCCGATGGCATATCTCGCGGAGAGTTCCGAAGTCGTCCTCGCGTCGGACGCTTGCTCTCGAACCGGCCCGCCGCAGTCCCAGACCTGGTTCTTCGTCGACGGGCAGTGGACCAACGCGACGTCGCAGGTCGGATACGCCCCGGGGGAGACGCTCGCACCGGCCGCTGGCGCGCTGCCCGACGACGGCGCGTACCTCGAGTTCGGGGGGTGGAGGCCCGGGGGGCTGGGCGTCACGGATTCCACCTGGGTCCTCTCGGCGCCTCCGACGGTGGCGGAGACGCTTTCGGCGACGGTGGTCGACGCGGGGACCGACGTCGACGTGTCGGGCTCGGTCGACTTCGGTCTGGACCCGAACCTTGCGACGATCGCGTGGGGCGACGGGGGGACGGCGCCGGGGTCCAACGGCTCGCATGCCTACGCGGCCGGCCTCTACGCCCCGACGCTCCAGGTGACCGACCTGATCGGCCAGGTCGGCGAGTCGAGCCAGGCGCTCCTCGTCGATCCGGCGCCGGTCGCGACCATCACCGTCGCGACGCCCGCCCCCGTTTCCGGCAGCCCGACCGTCCTGATCGGCGGGGTCCTGGGAGGGACGGCGCCGTACACGCTCAACTGGACGCTGGGCGACGGGACCACCGCGAGCGGCGGTTGGGTCGACCATCGCTACGCGCGTCCCGGGTCGTTCACGGTGAGCCTATCCGTCGTGGATGCCGCCGGCGGGAGGGCCACCGCGACCGCAACGCTCGTGGTCGCATCCCCGCCGGCGACGTTGTTCCCCTGGACGGCGGCTCCGGCCGTGGTCCTCGTGGTCGGAGTCGCCGCGCTCGCCGTACTCGCTTCGGTGCTCGCGGTGATCGCGGTGCGATCGCGTCGGGGTCGGGGCCCCGCCGGAGCCGCTACTCCGCCGGACCCGACTGCTCGGTGA
- a CDS encoding glycosyltransferase family A protein: protein MEPAFDAMGASRVAGDRPAQAVIVTAWNRRPFLGDAIESVARSSEPPQELAVVANFREDALERRTMELGGRWIFCEDPRFGRTVTEGIRATSAPLISFLDDDDRYLSERLAHARRAFASDPSLGFLHVGGFAVRAGAPVPDRSPSFHHGSAGVPRGSRTPGEFQALWSRDAAYNGSSITVRREVLAGYLAELETIRLAVPPYLFFRSWSSDWGLRADPDVLVAIGQSPGSSTAGTLEPRSVRLARLKRISPALAADARAIRSILPAGTWDLSLREMIAMDTIFSSLEDPATSRAALLGAIRDLARRPTAWVPRGSLIGLALGRAISQSVGRRAYRWWTATGPSRVREPR, encoded by the coding sequence GTGGAGCCAGCGTTCGACGCCATGGGCGCCTCTCGCGTCGCCGGGGACCGGCCCGCCCAGGCCGTCATCGTCACGGCGTGGAACCGGCGGCCCTTCCTCGGCGACGCGATCGAGTCGGTCGCCCGATCGAGCGAGCCTCCCCAGGAGCTCGCGGTGGTCGCCAACTTTCGGGAGGACGCGCTCGAGCGACGGACGATGGAGCTCGGCGGGCGCTGGATCTTCTGCGAGGATCCTCGCTTCGGCCGGACCGTCACGGAGGGGATCCGCGCGACCTCCGCCCCGTTGATCTCGTTCCTCGACGACGACGATCGCTACCTTTCCGAGAGGCTCGCGCATGCGCGTCGCGCCTTCGCCTCGGATCCGAGCCTCGGTTTCCTGCACGTCGGCGGGTTTGCCGTCCGTGCGGGGGCGCCGGTTCCGGACCGGTCTCCTTCGTTCCACCACGGCTCGGCCGGGGTCCCGCGCGGATCGCGGACGCCAGGGGAGTTCCAGGCGCTCTGGTCGCGCGACGCGGCGTACAACGGGAGCTCGATCACCGTACGCCGGGAGGTGCTCGCCGGATATCTCGCCGAGCTCGAGACGATCCGGCTCGCGGTGCCGCCGTACCTCTTTTTCCGGTCCTGGTCATCGGACTGGGGGCTGCGGGCCGATCCCGACGTCCTGGTCGCCATCGGCCAGTCCCCGGGAAGCTCGACCGCCGGGACGCTGGAGCCGCGCTCGGTCCGGCTGGCGCGGCTGAAGCGGATCAGCCCGGCGCTGGCCGCGGACGCGCGGGCGATCCGGTCGATCCTCCCGGCGGGCACGTGGGACCTGTCGCTGCGCGAGATGATCGCGATGGACACCATCTTCTCGAGCCTGGAGGATCCCGCGACCTCGCGGGCCGCCCTCCTCGGCGCGATCCGGGACCTCGCGCGCCGGCCGACGGCGTGGGTCCCGCGAGGCTCGCTGATCGGCCTCGCGCTCGGCCGGGCGATCTCGCAGAGCGTGGGTCGCCGCGCCTACCGGTGGTGGACCGCTACCGGCCCGTCGCGGGTGCGGGAGCCCCGCTAG
- a CDS encoding MFS transporter: MSVPPATSDPSPPASRHAARVLIVLASAALLVSFIETMLTPALPRLASFFGNAPYTTVAWILSAYLLVGVATIPLFAKLGDLYGKRRVLAIVLSIYTVAVALAPATPVLASSFGLSRGAAIYLLIGVRGVQGVGLAMFPLALAMVAEALPRERVAPAQGIVAAMFAVGSALGLVGGSWLIEAFGWQVAYASVLPFVVVLPILSRTWLPEGHAGTGGRIDLVGAGLLAGGLASFLLALTLGPSWGWARWVGGLASGVPLGVPELFALAALFLVGFLLWTSRASEPLLDLGRFRERNVALGYLGAMLVGLAMYVAFVVLTVLVEFPIVGLGQSVLDFGLLSIPTTVAMFIAAPLVGRGVARFGPRPMVVVGSLLSGTGFLLLLGFHATYLELVTEAVPTFTGLVAVLVAVTNVIAMASRHGERGIQMGLTEMFQDLGASVGPVVVAALLATFTRIALVPDPALPSGVASVVVPSAASFDWIFGVGLAISVLTGVLGALLTNYRLAADARADARAAEPAPSPAPSGGP, encoded by the coding sequence ATGTCCGTTCCCCCCGCGACCTCCGATCCGTCGCCTCCCGCTTCCCGGCACGCCGCCCGGGTGCTGATCGTCCTCGCGTCGGCCGCGCTGCTCGTCAGCTTCATCGAGACGATGCTGACCCCGGCCCTCCCGCGCCTCGCCTCGTTTTTTGGGAACGCCCCCTACACGACCGTCGCCTGGATCCTCTCGGCGTACCTCCTGGTCGGCGTCGCGACGATCCCGCTGTTCGCCAAGCTCGGTGACCTCTACGGCAAGCGCCGAGTGCTCGCGATCGTCCTCTCGATCTACACCGTCGCCGTGGCGCTCGCGCCGGCGACACCGGTGCTCGCGAGCTCCTTCGGGCTGAGCCGCGGGGCCGCCATCTACTTGCTGATCGGAGTGCGGGGCGTCCAGGGCGTGGGCCTCGCGATGTTCCCGCTCGCGCTCGCGATGGTCGCCGAGGCGCTGCCCCGGGAGCGGGTCGCTCCCGCCCAGGGGATCGTCGCGGCCATGTTCGCGGTCGGCTCCGCCCTCGGGCTGGTCGGCGGTTCCTGGCTGATCGAGGCGTTCGGCTGGCAGGTCGCCTACGCCTCCGTGCTGCCGTTCGTCGTCGTCCTTCCGATCCTCAGCCGCACGTGGCTCCCCGAGGGGCACGCCGGCACCGGAGGACGGATCGATCTGGTCGGCGCCGGGCTCCTGGCCGGCGGGCTCGCCTCGTTCTTGCTCGCCCTCACGCTCGGGCCGAGCTGGGGCTGGGCGCGCTGGGTCGGTGGGCTGGCCTCCGGCGTCCCGCTCGGGGTGCCCGAGCTGTTCGCGCTCGCGGCGCTCTTCCTGGTCGGTTTCCTCCTCTGGACCTCTCGGGCCAGCGAGCCGCTGCTCGATCTCGGGCGCTTCCGGGAACGCAACGTCGCCCTCGGATACCTCGGGGCGATGCTCGTCGGGCTCGCGATGTACGTCGCCTTCGTCGTGCTCACGGTGCTCGTCGAGTTCCCGATCGTCGGACTGGGTCAGAGCGTGCTCGACTTCGGGCTCCTCAGCATCCCCACGACGGTCGCCATGTTCATCGCCGCGCCGCTCGTCGGCCGCGGGGTCGCGCGGTTCGGGCCCCGCCCGATGGTGGTCGTGGGCTCGCTGCTCTCGGGGACCGGCTTCCTCTTGCTCCTCGGCTTCCACGCGACGTACCTCGAGCTCGTGACGGAGGCGGTCCCTACGTTCACCGGGCTGGTGGCGGTCCTCGTCGCGGTCACGAACGTGATCGCGATGGCGTCGCGCCACGGCGAGCGCGGCATCCAGATGGGCCTGACCGAGATGTTCCAGGACCTCGGTGCCAGCGTCGGTCCGGTCGTGGTCGCGGCGCTGCTCGCCACGTTCACCCGCATCGCGCTCGTGCCGGATCCGGCCCTCCCGTCCGGTGTCGCCTCGGTCGTCGTGCCGAGCGCGGCCTCCTTCGACTGGATCTTCGGCGTCGGCCTCGCGATCAGCGTGCTCACCGGCGTGCTCGGCGCGCTCCTCACGAACTACCGGTTGGCGGCGGACGCGCGCGCCGACGCTCGCGCGGCCGAGCCCGCGCCGTCGCCCGCTCCGAGCGGCGGCCCGTAG
- a CDS encoding Lrp/AsnC family transcriptional regulator: MRSEALHGRSMASPVLPPLPRGTELDVEILRVMYATPGVSITGIDPRLNASRVAQRLGISRARVAARLRAWTEFGFLRRYDVWPNPYLFGLTGATFDVRVADPLGKDEVLPRIGLVPGAVGGIDLVGPWIAATFVLPPDVAPARTASLLRGLRGVAEVGDAVPWTPPMSPRTLSPLERRIVRVLRRFPTDSLASVARHVGVSTRTMTSRYGRLLDDRAVWFVPVLDFRAIAEPVINLNLVFDTGAHRDAFARALRQLHPQSIPFYRTQFGPALPDTVGSFFVVVPSAARVEDLETWVRSNPGIQSQEALTMKRIFSFPETLDRLLELPAATVSPARRIVGR; the protein is encoded by the coding sequence ATGAGGTCGGAAGCGCTGCACGGCCGTTCGATGGCCAGCCCGGTGCTGCCTCCGCTGCCGCGCGGGACGGAGCTGGACGTCGAGATCCTGCGGGTGATGTACGCCACGCCGGGGGTCTCGATCACGGGCATCGACCCGCGCCTCAACGCGAGCCGCGTCGCGCAGCGTCTCGGGATCAGTCGGGCGCGTGTGGCCGCGCGCCTGCGCGCCTGGACCGAATTCGGTTTTCTCCGGCGCTACGACGTCTGGCCGAACCCCTACCTGTTCGGTCTGACCGGGGCCACGTTCGACGTGCGCGTCGCCGACCCGCTCGGGAAGGACGAGGTCCTCCCACGCATCGGCCTCGTGCCCGGCGCGGTCGGCGGTATCGATCTCGTGGGGCCGTGGATCGCGGCGACCTTCGTTCTCCCGCCGGACGTCGCGCCGGCCCGCACCGCGTCGTTGCTCCGCGGCCTCCGCGGCGTGGCCGAGGTGGGCGACGCGGTCCCCTGGACACCGCCGATGTCGCCGCGCACCCTCAGCCCGCTCGAACGCCGGATCGTACGGGTGCTCCGCCGCTTCCCGACGGACTCGCTCGCGTCCGTGGCGCGGCACGTCGGAGTGTCCACGCGCACCATGACCTCACGCTACGGTCGCCTGCTGGACGACCGGGCGGTCTGGTTCGTTCCGGTGCTCGACTTCCGGGCGATTGCGGAACCGGTGATCAATCTCAACCTCGTGTTCGACACGGGGGCGCACCGGGACGCGTTCGCGCGCGCCCTCCGCCAGCTCCACCCCCAGTCGATCCCGTTCTATCGCACCCAGTTCGGTCCCGCGCTCCCGGACACCGTCGGGAGCTTCTTCGTCGTGGTCCCGTCGGCGGCTCGAGTGGAGGACCTCGAGACCTGGGTGCGATCGAATCCGGGCATCCAGTCCCAGGAAGCGCTGACGATGAAGCGGATCTTCTCGTTCCCCGAGACCTTGGATCGGCTGCTGGAGCTCCCGGCGGCTACCGTCTCGCCCGCTCGCCGCATCGTGGGTCGCTAG
- a CDS encoding MFS transporter — translation MARPRPFSFAPLFAGNWLAYASYGVLLAVLPIAELGEGGGPLLATLVLGAPLLAQTVASWGWGWLGDRIGARRSPLVVGALLQAPLFLVFPLLGPLALFAVRIAQSALFGSVVLATTQATEDPSASAAFRLGRLQLSQNGGMLLGVAAAFPFLVGATFRLDSPAGWALSALLAGFAIASGLVFARAGEPVRTPPATSPSPFAPSTHPRVFALAGATTAVSTARYVAATAIPVYLATTLGTHGFFGVSANATEQLAIWVAVSSLANLAASPFSGRWAETVAGRRQSLLAFALVYAVIWAAITWVPTYPVVFAVWCMPVAVFFTVAGVREAAELSRPNERGRAVGLLSAAFNLGGLLGGAAAGLLLAESVPVPTIFLVAALGSLASATLFIPAVLHGGGRSSPGDRDPSRPDAPS, via the coding sequence GTGGCGAGACCGCGACCGTTCTCGTTCGCCCCGCTGTTCGCGGGCAACTGGCTCGCCTACGCGAGCTACGGGGTGCTGCTGGCCGTGCTTCCGATCGCAGAGCTCGGCGAGGGAGGCGGGCCGCTCCTCGCGACGCTCGTGCTCGGCGCTCCGCTGCTCGCGCAGACGGTCGCCTCCTGGGGGTGGGGCTGGCTGGGCGACCGCATCGGGGCTCGGCGCAGTCCGCTGGTCGTGGGCGCACTGCTCCAGGCCCCGCTGTTCCTGGTCTTCCCGCTGCTGGGTCCGCTTGCGCTGTTCGCCGTCCGGATCGCACAAAGCGCGCTGTTCGGCTCGGTCGTGCTCGCGACGACGCAGGCGACCGAGGACCCCTCGGCCTCCGCGGCGTTCCGGCTCGGCCGTCTCCAGCTCTCGCAGAACGGCGGGATGCTCCTCGGGGTGGCCGCGGCGTTCCCGTTCCTCGTGGGCGCGACGTTCCGGCTCGACTCGCCGGCCGGCTGGGCGCTCTCGGCACTCCTCGCCGGCTTCGCGATCGCCAGTGGGCTCGTCTTCGCCCGGGCCGGGGAGCCGGTGCGCACTCCGCCGGCGACCTCACCGAGCCCCTTCGCACCGTCGACGCACCCGCGCGTCTTCGCCCTCGCCGGCGCGACCACCGCGGTCTCGACCGCCCGCTACGTGGCCGCGACCGCGATCCCCGTCTACCTCGCGACGACGCTGGGCACCCACGGGTTCTTCGGGGTGAGCGCGAACGCGACCGAGCAGCTCGCGATCTGGGTCGCCGTCTCCTCGCTCGCCAACCTCGCGGCCTCGCCGTTCTCCGGGCGATGGGCCGAGACCGTCGCCGGCCGTCGGCAGAGTCTGCTCGCGTTCGCGCTCGTGTACGCCGTGATCTGGGCGGCGATCACGTGGGTCCCGACCTACCCCGTCGTCTTCGCGGTCTGGTGCATGCCCGTCGCGGTGTTCTTCACCGTCGCGGGCGTGCGGGAGGCGGCCGAGCTGAGCCGCCCGAACGAGCGCGGTCGGGCCGTCGGCCTGTTGAGCGCCGCGTTCAATCTCGGCGGCCTTCTCGGCGGAGCGGCTGCTGGCCTCTTGCTCGCCGAGTCCGTGCCGGTCCCCACGATCTTCCTCGTCGCCGCGCTCGGCAGCCTCGCCTCGGCCACGCTGTTCATTCCGGCGGTGCTCCACGGAGGCGGCCGCTCGAGCCCGGGGGACCGGGATCCGTCGCGCCCCGACGCGCCCTCCTGA